A genomic window from Sulfurospirillum multivorans DSM 12446 includes:
- a CDS encoding tRNA (cytidine(34)-2'-O)-methyltransferase, producing the protein MFNIVLVHPQIPQNTGSIGRMCVNADCKLHIIKPTMFEISDKTVKRAGLDYWHLLDVTVWENLDAFLEAHKDKVDHFFFATTKTKKTYFEASFKPGDFLFFGGESTGLPMELMQLKWENAITIPMGKLGRSLNQATSAGIILYDAIRQNFETFKATSLT; encoded by the coding sequence ATGTTCAATATTGTTTTAGTTCACCCACAAATCCCACAAAATACGGGTAGCATTGGGCGCATGTGCGTCAATGCCGACTGCAAATTGCACATCATCAAGCCCACGATGTTTGAGATCAGCGATAAGACCGTAAAAAGGGCAGGGCTTGATTATTGGCATCTTTTAGACGTTACGGTTTGGGAAAATTTAGACGCTTTTTTAGAGGCGCATAAAGACAAAGTAGATCATTTCTTTTTTGCCACAACCAAAACGAAAAAAACTTATTTTGAAGCCTCGTTTAAACCGGGTGATTTTCTCTTTTTTGGTGGCGAATCCACCGGGCTTCCGATGGAATTGATGCAACTCAAATGGGAAAATGCCATCACGATTCCGATGGGAAAACTTGGCAGAAGTTTAAACCAAGCCACATCAGCGGGTATTATACTGTATGATGCGATTCGCCAGAATTTTGAAACATTTAAGGCGACGTCTTTAACCTAA
- the purU gene encoding formyltetrahydrofolate deformylase — MQESKNYILKIDCSDEKGLIYRIADVVFKYQLNIIKNDEFVDRDNGKFFMRAELSGEMNMSAFKGTLEAMLPAHADIYVAEARKKDIILMGTKETHCLGDILLKHDSDDLNANILAIVSNYEDLKGLSDKFNIPFHCVSHEGLNRAEHEAKVLEVLSAYTVDYIVLAKYMRILSSEFVGHYEEKMINIHHSFLPAFIGANPYKQAFSRGVKIIGATAHFVNNNLDEGPIIAQDVIHVNHEMTWKDMQRAGRNVEKNVLSNALDLVFEERIFVHDNKTIIF, encoded by the coding sequence ATGCAAGAGAGTAAAAATTATATTTTAAAAATTGATTGTTCCGATGAGAAGGGTCTGATCTACCGCATTGCGGATGTGGTGTTTAAGTATCAACTGAACATCATCAAAAACGACGAGTTTGTTGACCGTGATAACGGTAAATTTTTTATGCGAGCCGAACTCAGTGGTGAAATGAATATGAGTGCGTTTAAAGGTACCCTTGAGGCGATGTTACCTGCCCATGCGGACATTTATGTCGCCGAAGCGCGCAAAAAAGACATCATTTTGATGGGTACGAAAGAGACGCACTGCTTGGGCGACATTTTGCTCAAACATGACAGCGATGATCTCAATGCCAATATCTTAGCGATTGTCTCCAACTATGAGGATCTCAAAGGTCTAAGCGATAAATTCAACATTCCATTTCATTGTGTCAGCCATGAAGGGTTAAACAGAGCCGAACACGAAGCAAAAGTGCTGGAAGTGTTAAGCGCTTATACCGTGGATTACATCGTTTTAGCTAAATACATGCGCATTTTATCGAGCGAATTTGTCGGACATTATGAAGAGAAAATGATCAACATTCACCACTCATTTTTACCCGCCTTTATCGGGGCAAATCCGTACAAACAAGCGTTTTCGCGCGGTGTCAAAATCATCGGAGCCACGGCGCATTTTGTGAATAATAATCTTGACGAAGGTCCGATCATCGCGCAAGATGTCATTCACGTTAATCACGAAATGACATGGAAAGATATGCAACGTGCAGGTAGAAATGTTGAGAAAAACGTGCTCTCCAATGCCCTTGATTTGGTGTTTGAAGAGCGTATTTTTGTTCATGATAATAAAACGATCATTTTTTAA
- the leuB gene encoding 3-isopropylmalate dehydrogenase, with product MKKIYKIAVIRGDGIGPEIVDEAIKVLDSVCAKEDFELQYEDYLMGGVAYDFKGTPLPDETIEGCLKSDAVLFGAIGGEKWDSLPREFRPETGLLKLRKALGLFANLRPTAIFDELLDASTLKPEVLKGVDLLVVRELIGGIYFGEPRGNDGFKGYNTMVYTKPEIERIAHMAFESAMKRRKIVCSVDKANVLEVSQLWRDTVIEVSKQYPEVTLSHMYVDNAAMQLVRNPRQFDVILTGNIFGDILSDEASMISGSIGLLPSASIGGKVGLFEPIHGSAPDIAGQGIANPLATILSASMMLRFALGETKAADRIELAIKKVLHDGYRTKDLANYGAKEVCSTTQIGSIIADYTAKV from the coding sequence ATGAAAAAAATCTATAAAATAGCGGTTATTAGAGGCGATGGAATTGGCCCTGAAATCGTGGATGAAGCGATCAAAGTTTTAGACAGTGTCTGTGCCAAAGAGGATTTTGAACTACAGTATGAAGACTACCTTATGGGTGGTGTGGCGTATGATTTTAAAGGCACGCCACTTCCCGATGAGACGATTGAGGGCTGTTTGAAAAGTGACGCTGTTTTATTTGGCGCCATCGGTGGTGAAAAATGGGACAGTTTACCTCGTGAATTTCGCCCTGAAACAGGACTTTTGAAGCTTCGCAAAGCGCTTGGATTGTTTGCAAACCTTCGCCCAACGGCTATTTTTGATGAGCTTTTAGATGCGAGTACACTGAAACCCGAAGTGCTTAAAGGGGTTGATCTTTTAGTGGTGCGTGAACTGATCGGTGGAATTTACTTTGGTGAGCCTCGTGGTAATGACGGTTTCAAAGGCTACAACACGATGGTGTACACCAAGCCTGAGATCGAGCGCATTGCGCATATGGCGTTTGAATCCGCGATGAAACGCCGTAAAATCGTCTGTTCCGTTGATAAAGCCAACGTCTTGGAGGTTTCTCAACTTTGGCGCGATACGGTCATCGAAGTTTCCAAACAGTACCCCGAAGTCACACTCTCTCATATGTACGTTGACAACGCTGCAATGCAGCTTGTGCGCAATCCGCGTCAGTTTGACGTGATCTTAACGGGCAATATTTTCGGTGACATCCTAAGCGATGAAGCCAGTATGATCAGTGGTTCCATTGGTCTGCTTCCATCGGCTTCCATTGGTGGAAAAGTAGGGCTGTTTGAGCCGATTCACGGATCTGCTCCAGACATTGCAGGTCAAGGCATCGCCAATCCTTTGGCGACCATTTTAAGTGCCTCTATGATGCTTCGTTTTGCCCTTGGTGAGACCAAAGCGGCGGATCGCATTGAGCTGGCGATTAAAAAAGTGTTGCATGATGGGTATCGTACCAAAGACTTAGCCAATTACGGGGCAAAAGAGGTCTGTTCAACGACCCAAATTGGCTCCATTATTGCAGATTACACCGCTAAAGTATAA
- a CDS encoding CiaD-like domain-containing protein, with the protein MELKDMILSTLKELEEVAPKEEQQPLQPPRKREEVEFEPEPLLEITEEINTIRAYAISHEDDDTCAESPKQFYTNLRERILVLFEGFQSPNNKNIEAKLDLTLNFLEYLLATIDEQLEQMEASKK; encoded by the coding sequence ATGGAACTAAAAGATATGATTCTCTCAACGCTGAAAGAGCTTGAAGAGGTAGCACCCAAGGAAGAACAACAACCACTGCAACCCCCTCGCAAGCGTGAAGAGGTTGAGTTTGAACCCGAGCCTCTTTTAGAGATCACCGAAGAGATCAACACGATTCGAGCGTATGCGATTTCTCACGAAGATGACGACACGTGTGCTGAGAGCCCCAAACAGTTTTATACGAACCTCAGGGAGCGCATCTTGGTGCTTTTTGAAGGGTTTCAATCTCCCAATAATAAAAACATTGAAGCCAAACTCGATTTAACGCTTAACTTTTTAGAGTACCTTTTAGCGACGATTGATGAGCAATTGGAGCAGATGGAAGCCTCTAAAAAATGA
- a CDS encoding tRNA nucleotidyltransferase/poly(A) polymerase family protein, with protein MKLECVFPAHFEQQISEAIAFLKPYTKRAYLVGGSVRDLCLSEPLHDLDIEVYDIEPKAFESLMRRVGAIGVGKSFFVYKLGDIDFSLPRVERKSGVGHRAFDVEVCQDEKEASKRRDFSVNAMMRNIFTGELLDFWGGKEAIAHKTLEIIDEQSFKEDSLRVLRAMQFSARLGFKIERKSLELMCGIDLSDLSKPRILWEFEKLFRASCLHYGLFYMYELGLFEKCFTCKVENRFFEIAHELLRYKQNFEEALRPYYFVYIVANRLNQEPLRWLKQLEAPNHYLQTFKHQPFFEGEISDEILLHVSLEMPISQWLGNYRSGVKERAQTLGIWDELFTGDVSVQEVIADGFEKEAIRYELKRRRIEKIKQQCEA; from the coding sequence ATGAAGCTAGAGTGCGTTTTTCCTGCGCATTTTGAACAGCAAATCTCCGAAGCGATTGCGTTTTTAAAACCTTATACGAAACGAGCTTATTTGGTCGGCGGCAGTGTGCGCGATCTCTGCTTGAGTGAACCTTTACACGATTTGGATATTGAGGTCTATGACATCGAGCCAAAAGCGTTTGAGTCGCTGATGAGGCGAGTGGGCGCCATTGGTGTCGGGAAAAGTTTTTTTGTGTATAAGCTTGGCGATATTGATTTTTCGCTCCCACGCGTTGAGCGCAAAAGTGGCGTCGGGCATAGGGCGTTTGACGTTGAAGTGTGTCAAGATGAAAAAGAGGCGTCTAAGAGGCGTGATTTTAGTGTGAATGCGATGATGCGGAACATTTTTACGGGTGAATTACTCGATTTTTGGGGTGGCAAAGAGGCGATTGCACACAAAACGCTTGAGATTATTGATGAGCAAAGTTTTAAAGAAGACAGCCTAAGAGTGCTTCGAGCGATGCAATTTAGCGCACGCCTTGGCTTTAAAATCGAGCGAAAAAGCTTGGAGTTGATGTGTGGCATTGATCTTTCTGATCTGAGCAAGCCACGCATTTTGTGGGAGTTTGAAAAACTCTTTCGCGCCTCTTGTTTGCACTACGGTTTATTTTACATGTACGAGCTGGGACTTTTTGAGAAATGCTTTACATGTAAGGTGGAAAATCGCTTTTTTGAGATCGCGCATGAATTGCTACGATACAAGCAAAATTTTGAAGAGGCCCTTCGTCCTTACTATTTTGTTTATATCGTCGCCAATCGTCTGAACCAAGAGCCTTTGAGGTGGTTGAAGCAACTCGAAGCGCCCAATCATTACCTGCAAACCTTCAAACATCAGCCTTTTTTTGAAGGCGAGATCAGCGATGAGATACTTCTACATGTAAGCCTTGAAATGCCTATTTCGCAGTGGCTTGGCAATTATCGAAGCGGTGTTAAAGAGAGGGCTCAAACGCTTGGAATTTGGGATGAACTATTTACAGGCGATGTGAGTGTTCAAGAGGTAATTGCGGATGGATTTGAAAAAGAAGCTATCCGATATGAATTAAAACGAAGACGAATAGAAAAAATCAAACAACAGTGTGAGGCATAA
- a CDS encoding tetratricopeptide repeat protein, which translates to MKTLTLASIYELQGLKNEALEIYKELLRENPDNKEAKIAIKRLSGIRKKYLGVDEEMKKFFLTMNSEVEFLEFERWLVKLWK; encoded by the coding sequence ATGAAAACACTCACTCTTGCATCGATTTATGAACTTCAAGGTCTCAAAAATGAGGCTTTGGAGATTTACAAAGAGCTTTTGCGCGAAAATCCTGATAACAAAGAGGCAAAAATTGCTATCAAACGACTTTCAGGCATTCGCAAAAAGTACTTAGGGGTCGATGAAGAGATGAAGAAGTTTTTTTTGACGATGAATTCAGAAGTGGAATTTTTAGAGTTTGAGCGTTGGCTCGTTAAATTATGGAAGTGA
- a CDS encoding 3-isopropylmalate dehydratase small subunit: MSTISGKVWCFGDNIDTDLIIAARYLNTSDPKELAKHVMEDKDPEFVNKVKAGDIIVAGENFGCGSSREHAPIALKAAGVSAVVAKSFARIFYRNAFNTGLPIFELAETDTIQEGESISISMESGEVKNGAKTYKFTPIPPFMQELIGCGGLMNYAKKEIMK, from the coding sequence ATGAGTACGATTAGCGGAAAAGTATGGTGTTTTGGCGATAATATCGACACTGACTTAATCATTGCGGCACGTTATTTAAACACGTCTGATCCAAAAGAGCTGGCAAAGCATGTTATGGAAGATAAAGATCCTGAGTTTGTGAACAAAGTCAAAGCGGGTGACATCATCGTTGCGGGTGAAAACTTTGGCTGTGGAAGCAGTCGTGAACATGCTCCCATCGCTCTTAAAGCTGCAGGTGTGAGTGCGGTTGTTGCGAAAAGTTTTGCGCGTATTTTTTACCGAAATGCGTTTAACACAGGGCTTCCTATTTTTGAACTCGCTGAGACTGACACCATTCAAGAGGGCGAAAGCATCTCGATTTCTATGGAGAGTGGCGAAGTGAAAAACGGTGCAAAAACCTATAAATTTACCCCGATTCCTCCGTTTATGCAAGAGCTTATTGGATGCGGTGGATTGATGAATTATGCAAAAAAAGAGATCATGAAATGA